A DNA window from Actinomadura coerulea contains the following coding sequences:
- a CDS encoding cytochrome P450, giving the protein MQDGTEGGKAGGRAGGPPVDFDPFAGPLPAGTAHARMDELRETHPAFRSTAGRGFWVLTRFDDILAAFQDPGTFSSRAIAVTDPDPAHQWIPVMLDPPLHTTWRRLLRPFFTPVAAAVLQDRITRHCAALIDGLASRGSCDFVTDFARLFPTAIFLELVGLPTERLEEFLRWERAILHSPPSTGGRAEAMAALTGCLTELVQDRRARPREDLVSAAARFTVDGRPVTDDELLQLCVLLFLAGLDTVAAQLSYTFWHLAREDADRARIASDPGVIPDAIEEFLRVYAPVLPARRLTRDVELRGCPMRAGEMVMLPTAMATRDPRAVPAASAVDIDRPPARHLAFGAGPHRCLGAHLARLELQIALREWHARIPDYRIAPGAAPVEHASLVLGLDTLPLSW; this is encoded by the coding sequence ATGCAGGACGGAACGGAAGGCGGCAAGGCGGGCGGCAGGGCAGGCGGCCCGCCGGTGGACTTCGATCCGTTCGCCGGACCGCTGCCCGCCGGGACGGCCCACGCGCGGATGGACGAGCTGCGCGAGACGCATCCGGCGTTCCGCAGCACCGCCGGGCGAGGTTTCTGGGTGCTGACGCGGTTCGACGACATCCTCGCCGCCTTCCAGGACCCGGGGACGTTCTCCAGCCGCGCGATCGCCGTCACCGACCCGGATCCGGCGCACCAGTGGATCCCGGTCATGCTGGACCCGCCCCTGCACACCACGTGGCGGCGGTTACTCCGGCCGTTCTTCACCCCCGTCGCCGCCGCCGTCCTCCAGGACCGGATCACCCGGCACTGCGCCGCCCTGATCGACGGTCTCGCGTCCCGGGGGTCGTGCGACTTCGTCACCGACTTCGCACGCCTCTTTCCCACCGCCATCTTCCTGGAGCTGGTCGGCCTGCCCACGGAGAGGCTGGAGGAGTTCCTCAGGTGGGAGCGCGCCATCCTGCACTCGCCGCCCTCCACCGGCGGACGGGCCGAAGCCATGGCCGCGCTGACAGGCTGCCTCACCGAACTCGTCCAGGACCGCCGCGCCCGCCCGCGCGAAGACCTCGTCAGCGCCGCGGCCCGGTTCACCGTCGACGGGCGGCCCGTCACCGACGACGAGCTGCTCCAGTTGTGCGTCCTGCTCTTCCTCGCCGGTCTGGACACCGTCGCCGCCCAGCTGTCCTACACCTTCTGGCACCTGGCGAGGGAGGACGCCGACCGGGCCCGGATCGCCTCCGACCCCGGCGTCATCCCGGACGCGATCGAGGAGTTCCTCCGCGTCTACGCGCCCGTCCTGCCCGCCCGCAGGCTCACCCGCGACGTCGAGCTGCGCGGCTGCCCGATGAGGGCGGGGGAGATGGTCATGCTCCCCACCGCCATGGCGACCCGCGACCCCCGCGCCGTGCCCGCCGCCTCCGCCGTCGACATCGACCGCCCGCCGGCCCGCCACCTGGCCTTCGGCGCGGGACCGCACCGCTGCCTCGGCGCGCACCTGGCCCGGCTCGAACTCCAGATCGCGCTGCGCGAGTG
- a CDS encoding 30S ribosomal protein bS22 gives MGSVIKKRRKRMAKKKHRKLLKKTRIQRRNKK, from the coding sequence GTGGGCTCTGTCATCAAGAAGCGCCGCAAGAGGATGGCCAAGAAGAAGCACCGCAAGCTTCTGAAGAAGACGCGCATCCAGCGCCGCAACAAGAAGTAG
- a CDS encoding proline dehydrogenase family protein translates to MLRQALLVASRSGGARRVVETAPFTGDVVRRFVAGETIDDALRVTGGLTGEGLLVSLDVLGEDTHDEGRAEANAAHYVELLGRLGAAGLGRRAEVSLKLSAIGQTFDEDLALENARRVCAAAHSAGTTVTLDMEEHTTVDSTLGVVHELRRDYPDVGAVVQAYLRRAEEHCAELAYEGSRVRLCKGAYAAPAAVAFTDREEVDRSYVRCMKVLMAGKGYPMLATHDPRLIEVAGALSVLNERDDDDFEYQMLYGIRPQEQRRLAEEGAQVRVYVAYGREWYQYFMRRLAERPANLRFFMRSLVGRS, encoded by the coding sequence GTGCTTCGTCAGGCGTTGCTGGTCGCGTCGCGCAGCGGCGGCGCGCGCAGGGTGGTGGAGACCGCGCCGTTCACCGGCGACGTGGTCCGCCGCTTCGTCGCCGGTGAGACGATCGACGACGCCCTGCGCGTCACCGGCGGGCTGACCGGCGAGGGCCTGCTCGTCAGCCTGGACGTCCTGGGCGAGGACACGCACGACGAGGGCCGCGCCGAGGCGAACGCCGCGCACTATGTCGAGCTGCTGGGGCGGCTGGGCGCCGCGGGGCTCGGCAGGCGAGCCGAGGTGTCGCTCAAGCTGTCGGCCATCGGGCAGACCTTCGACGAAGACCTCGCCCTGGAGAACGCCCGGCGGGTGTGCGCCGCCGCCCACTCGGCCGGTACGACGGTCACCCTCGACATGGAGGAGCACACGACCGTCGACTCGACGCTGGGAGTGGTCCACGAACTGCGGCGGGACTACCCGGACGTCGGCGCGGTCGTCCAGGCGTACCTGCGTCGTGCAGAGGAACACTGCGCGGAACTGGCCTACGAGGGTTCGCGGGTGAGGCTGTGCAAGGGCGCCTATGCGGCGCCCGCGGCGGTCGCCTTCACCGACAGGGAAGAGGTCGACAGGTCGTACGTGCGGTGCATGAAGGTGCTGATGGCAGGCAAGGGCTACCCGATGCTCGCCACGCACGACCCCCGGCTCATCGAAGTCGCCGGCGCGCTGTCGGTGCTGAACGAGCGCGACGACGACGACTTCGAGTACCAGATGCTCTACGGGATCCGCCCGCAGGAGCAGCGGCGCCTCGCCGAGGAGGGCGCGCAGGTCCGCGTGTACGTCGCCTACGGCCGCGAGTGGTACCAGTACTTCATGCGGCGGCTCGCCGAGCGGCCCGCCAACCTGCGGTTCTTCATGCGCTCCCTCGTCGGGCGGTCCTGA
- a CDS encoding NAD-dependent epimerase/dehydratase family protein: MPAAAARVVLVTGVSRFLGARVANTLQADPGIERVIGVDTVPPAESLGRTEFVRVDIRTPGIAKIISSAAVDTVVHLNLVTSSSVPRAKVKELNVIGTMQLLAACQRSPDMRKLVVRSSAAVYGSSPMDPAVFTERDEPVEAPRSGYAKDAVEVEGYVRGLMRRRSDLAVSVLRFANFLGPGVDSPLTRYLRLPVVPTVLGFDPRLQFVHEDDGVEVLRRMTVEDHPGCYNVAGDGVLLLSQALRRAGRPYLPVPSPSISVLGDMGRRFAGLSGFSPELLRWLTYGRVLDTTALERELAWHPKYSSEAAFADFAASRGFVRGGLAALLGRT; the protein is encoded by the coding sequence ATGCCCGCCGCCGCGGCCCGTGTCGTCCTCGTCACGGGCGTCTCCCGTTTCCTGGGGGCGCGGGTCGCGAACACCCTGCAAGCCGACCCGGGCATCGAGCGCGTCATCGGGGTGGACACGGTGCCGCCGGCCGAGTCGCTCGGCCGCACCGAGTTCGTCCGGGTGGACATCCGCACGCCCGGCATAGCGAAGATCATCTCGTCGGCCGCGGTGGACACGGTGGTGCATCTCAACCTGGTGACGTCCTCGTCGGTTCCGCGGGCGAAGGTCAAGGAGCTGAACGTCATCGGGACGATGCAGCTGCTCGCGGCCTGCCAGCGCTCGCCCGACATGCGCAAGCTGGTCGTCCGGTCGTCGGCCGCCGTGTACGGCTCCTCCCCGATGGACCCCGCCGTGTTCACCGAGCGCGACGAGCCCGTCGAGGCGCCCAGGTCCGGCTACGCCAAGGACGCCGTCGAGGTCGAGGGCTACGTCCGCGGGCTGATGCGGCGGCGCTCCGACCTGGCCGTGTCGGTGCTGCGGTTCGCGAACTTCCTCGGCCCGGGCGTCGACTCGCCCCTCACCCGGTACCTGCGCCTGCCGGTCGTCCCGACCGTGCTCGGGTTCGACCCGCGGTTGCAGTTCGTCCACGAGGACGACGGCGTCGAGGTGCTGCGGCGCATGACCGTCGAGGACCACCCCGGCTGCTACAACGTGGCCGGGGACGGCGTGCTGCTGCTGTCGCAGGCCCTGCGCCGCGCCGGGCGGCCCTACCTGCCGGTCCCCTCGCCGTCCATCTCGGTCCTCGGCGACATGGGGCGCCGCTTCGCGGGCCTGTCGGGGTTCTCGCCGGAGCTGCTGCGCTGGCTGACCTACGGCCGGGTCCTCGACACCACCGCGCTGGAACGCGAGCTGGCGTGGCACCCCAAGTACAGCTCCGAGGCCGCCTTCGCCGACTTCGCCGCCTCCCGGGGCTTCGTCCGCGGCGGCCTCGCGGCCCTGCTGGGACGGACCTGA
- a CDS encoding phosphatase, which translates to MNQTTPASGGAVPTRDELRAHLVRTMIAGDVATPRQNNLLHYRRMANGNPYYQFGLELKPSWSERSVLEMMVERCGVHPDPMHLYGDDTIDPEITLDTLEAMGERIGLAARRKERVVVATGHPSTLTPLYQAVARALREAGCRVLTPAAGWTYEVDAGYGGSELRRIVYGAPGVAMLEGEDLRTHHTHDSRPMEAMLRELADTGSEGNAEAKPDIWPDLAIADHGWAGAAGQAGIDTVGFADCNDPALFAGAAEGKIDVVVPLDDGVSAHHYTPLTAYILDRAGLRPSG; encoded by the coding sequence ATGAACCAGACCACTCCCGCGTCCGGAGGCGCCGTGCCGACCAGGGACGAGCTGCGCGCGCACCTCGTCCGGACGATGATCGCCGGCGACGTGGCCACGCCGCGGCAGAACAACCTGCTGCACTACCGGCGGATGGCCAACGGCAACCCGTACTACCAGTTCGGCCTGGAGCTGAAGCCGTCGTGGTCGGAGCGGTCCGTGCTGGAGATGATGGTCGAGCGGTGCGGCGTCCACCCCGATCCGATGCATCTGTACGGGGACGACACCATCGATCCCGAGATCACCCTCGACACGCTGGAGGCGATGGGGGAGCGCATCGGCCTCGCGGCCCGGCGCAAGGAGCGCGTGGTCGTCGCGACCGGGCATCCGTCCACGCTGACGCCGCTCTACCAGGCGGTCGCGCGGGCGCTGCGGGAGGCGGGCTGCCGCGTGCTGACGCCCGCCGCCGGCTGGACCTACGAGGTCGACGCCGGGTACGGCGGCTCGGAGTTGCGCCGCATCGTCTACGGCGCCCCCGGTGTCGCGATGCTGGAGGGCGAGGACCTCCGCACGCACCACACGCACGACTCCCGCCCGATGGAGGCCATGCTCAGGGAGCTCGCTGATACCGGGTCCGAAGGAAATGCGGAAGCTAAACCAGATATTTGGCCGGATCTGGCCATCGCCGACCATGGCTGGGCCGGAGCGGCCGGGCAGGCGGGCATCGACACCGTGGGGTTCGCGGACTGTAACGACCCCGCGCTGTTCGCCGGGGCCGCCGAGGGCAAGATCGACGTGGTCGTCCCGCTCGACGACGGCGTGTCCGCGCACCACTACACCCCCCTGACCGCGTACATCCTTGATCGCGCGGGCCTGCGGCCGTCCGGCTGA
- a CDS encoding acetoin utilization protein AcuC, whose product MSSSDSSPSAGPESCGLEIFWDERLTSYDFGPGHPMNPVRVELTMALARGLGVLDRPNVRVSEFEAADDKLLRLVHEESYIAAVKHSGATGLPELGHGLGTPDNPVFLGMHEASALVTGASVAAAEAVWTGRAEHAANISGGLHHALSDAASGFCVYNDPAVAIAWLLENGAERVAYVDIDVHHGDGVQAAFYDDPRVLTISLHETPRTLFPGTGFPDETGADGTSVNVSLPPGTGDRPWLRAFEAIVPPLLRRFRPDVLVTQQGADGHALDPLAHLILSVDGQRTAYSMLHRLAHETAGGRWVLTGGGGYELVQVVPRAWTHLLAEASGAPVPPGAATPDDWREFVRRRTEEIAPRRMTDGTETVEISRWGDGYDPGSPVDQAVLATRRAVFPEHGLDPMTDE is encoded by the coding sequence ATGAGCAGTTCCGATTCGTCCCCGTCCGCCGGTCCCGAGAGCTGCGGGCTGGAGATCTTCTGGGACGAGCGGCTCACCTCCTACGACTTCGGTCCCGGCCATCCCATGAACCCCGTGCGGGTCGAGCTGACGATGGCGCTCGCCCGCGGGCTCGGCGTCCTGGACCGCCCGAACGTGCGGGTCTCGGAGTTCGAGGCCGCGGACGACAAGCTGCTCCGGCTCGTCCACGAGGAGTCCTACATCGCGGCGGTCAAGCACTCCGGCGCCACCGGGCTGCCGGAGCTCGGGCACGGCCTCGGTACCCCCGACAACCCGGTGTTCCTCGGCATGCACGAGGCGTCCGCCCTGGTCACGGGCGCGTCGGTGGCCGCCGCCGAGGCGGTGTGGACGGGCCGCGCCGAGCACGCCGCGAACATCTCCGGCGGCCTGCACCACGCGCTGAGCGACGCCGCCAGCGGGTTCTGCGTCTACAACGACCCGGCCGTCGCGATCGCGTGGCTGCTGGAGAACGGCGCCGAGCGCGTCGCGTACGTCGACATCGACGTCCACCACGGCGACGGCGTCCAGGCCGCCTTCTACGACGACCCGCGCGTGCTGACGATCAGCCTCCACGAGACCCCGCGGACGCTGTTCCCCGGCACCGGCTTCCCCGACGAGACCGGCGCGGACGGCACCTCGGTCAACGTCTCGCTTCCGCCCGGCACCGGCGACCGGCCGTGGCTGCGCGCGTTCGAGGCGATCGTCCCGCCGCTGCTGCGCCGGTTCCGCCCGGACGTCCTCGTCACCCAGCAGGGCGCCGACGGCCACGCGCTCGACCCGCTCGCCCACTTGATCCTCAGCGTGGACGGGCAGCGGACGGCGTACTCGATGCTGCACCGGCTGGCGCACGAGACGGCCGGCGGCCGGTGGGTCCTGACCGGGGGCGGCGGCTACGAGCTGGTCCAGGTCGTCCCGCGGGCGTGGACGCACCTGCTGGCCGAGGCGTCGGGCGCCCCCGTCCCGCCTGGCGCCGCGACCCCCGACGACTGGCGCGAGTTCGTGCGGCGGCGGACCGAGGAGATCGCCCCGCGCCGCATGACGGACGGGACGGAGACGGTGGAGATCAGCAGGTGGGGGGACGGCTACGACCCCGGCAGCCCCGTGGACCAGGCGGTGCTGGCGACGCGCCGCGCGGTGTTCCCCGAGCACGGCCTCGACCCGATGACCGACGAGTGA
- a CDS encoding alpha/beta hydrolase: protein MDDGPSVRSRAISNALRLGVRPFLHYLPGHATSIRTARSTMDAASLLLRHSPHVRVESLNDPAPGDDGGLPVRGEWIVPRDAVAENPPGAVLYLHGGGYVVCSPRTHRPITSRLAVDTGLPILAPRYRLAPEHPFPAPLEDAVAAYRWLLARGVPASGIVLAGDSAGGHLSAALTGELCRQGLPGPAGLMLFSPWVDLTCELSMGAQSRARDPYISASSARRVARLVVGPTGFEDPRLALLTCAWNDMPPVLIQVGGAEVLRTEAEAFADALRRAGAHCDLQIWKGQMHVFQILNRVLPEASAAMRDAAHFVRTVTGGTGKHPRARKRSTAA from the coding sequence ATGGACGACGGCCCCAGCGTTCGCAGCCGAGCGATCAGCAACGCGCTCCGTCTGGGCGTCCGTCCCTTCCTGCACTACCTCCCCGGCCACGCCACGAGCATCCGCACCGCGCGCTCGACGATGGACGCCGCGTCCCTGCTGCTGCGGCACAGCCCCCACGTGCGGGTCGAGTCGCTGAACGACCCGGCGCCGGGGGACGACGGCGGCCTCCCGGTCAGGGGCGAGTGGATCGTTCCGCGCGACGCCGTGGCGGAGAACCCGCCCGGCGCGGTCCTCTACCTGCACGGCGGCGGCTACGTCGTCTGCTCCCCGCGCACCCACCGCCCCATCACCTCGCGGCTCGCGGTCGACACGGGCCTGCCCATCCTCGCGCCCCGGTACCGGCTCGCGCCCGAGCACCCGTTCCCGGCGCCGCTGGAGGACGCCGTCGCCGCCTACCGCTGGCTGCTCGCGCGCGGCGTGCCGGCGTCCGGGATCGTCCTCGCGGGCGACTCGGCGGGCGGGCACCTGTCCGCCGCGCTGACCGGCGAACTGTGCCGCCAGGGCCTGCCGGGCCCCGCCGGGCTCATGCTGTTCTCCCCGTGGGTCGACCTGACCTGCGAGCTGTCGATGGGCGCGCAGAGCCGCGCCCGCGACCCCTACATCAGCGCGTCGTCGGCGCGCCGGGTCGCCCGCCTCGTCGTGGGCCCGACCGGGTTCGAGGACCCTCGGCTGGCGCTGCTCACCTGCGCGTGGAACGACATGCCGCCCGTCCTCATCCAGGTGGGCGGCGCCGAGGTGCTGCGCACCGAGGCCGAGGCGTTCGCCGACGCCCTGCGCCGCGCCGGCGCCCACTGCGACCTGCAGATCTGGAAGGGGCAGATGCACGTCTTCCAGATCCTGAACCGCGTCCTCCCGGAGGCGAGCGCCGCCATGCGGGACGCCGCCCACTTCGTCCGGACCGTCACGGGCGGGACGGGCAAGCACCCCCGGGCGAGGAAGCGCTCCACGGCGGCCTAA
- a CDS encoding lysophospholipid acyltransferase family protein, with translation MTNDAHPGDDEGAQVIRLAAVREDAPGAEPPPGEERPPGRGQFEQTLASGLAFLRRRLTGEYEVDEFGFDPEFNSTVLLPLARALYEHWFRVELDGLDNIPEGGALLVANHSGTVPLDALMLSVALHDHADRQVRLLGADLVYQIPLLGHLSRKAGHTLACQADAARLLGKGELVGVFPEGFKGVGKPFSERYKLQRFGRGGFVGTALRAGVPIVPCAIVGAEEIYPKIADLRPLARLLGLPYFPVTPTFPLLGPAGLVPLPSKWVIRFGEPMTLDDYDADAADDPMTVFEITDHVREKVQHMLYETLLRRGPAFL, from the coding sequence ATGACGAACGACGCGCACCCCGGGGACGACGAGGGCGCGCAGGTCATCCGGCTCGCCGCGGTCCGCGAGGACGCCCCCGGCGCGGAACCGCCGCCCGGCGAGGAGCGGCCGCCCGGGCGCGGCCAGTTCGAACAGACCCTGGCCTCAGGGCTGGCGTTCCTGCGGCGCCGGCTGACGGGCGAGTACGAGGTCGACGAGTTCGGCTTCGACCCCGAGTTCAACTCCACCGTCCTGCTGCCGCTGGCCCGCGCCCTCTACGAGCACTGGTTCCGCGTCGAACTCGACGGGCTCGACAACATCCCCGAGGGCGGCGCCCTCCTGGTCGCCAACCACTCCGGCACGGTCCCCCTCGACGCGCTCATGCTGTCGGTCGCCCTGCACGACCACGCAGACCGGCAGGTCCGCCTGCTCGGCGCCGACCTCGTCTACCAGATCCCCCTGCTCGGGCATCTGTCCCGCAAGGCCGGCCACACGCTCGCCTGCCAGGCCGACGCCGCCCGCCTGCTCGGCAAGGGCGAGCTGGTCGGCGTCTTCCCCGAGGGCTTCAAGGGCGTCGGCAAGCCCTTCTCCGAGCGCTACAAGCTCCAGCGCTTCGGCCGCGGCGGGTTCGTCGGCACCGCGCTGCGCGCCGGGGTCCCGATCGTGCCCTGCGCCATCGTCGGCGCCGAGGAGATCTACCCCAAGATCGCCGACCTGCGTCCGCTGGCCCGCCTCCTCGGCCTCCCGTACTTCCCGGTGACGCCGACGTTCCCGCTGCTCGGCCCCGCCGGGCTCGTCCCGCTCCCGTCCAAGTGGGTGATCCGGTTCGGCGAGCCGATGACGCTGGACGACTACGACGCGGACGCCGCCGACGACCCCATGACGGTCTTCGAGATCACCGACCATGTGCGCGAGAAGGTCCAGCACATGCTCTACGAGACGCTGCTGCGCCGGGGCCCCGCCTTCCTCTGA
- a CDS encoding low temperature requirement protein A: MPLRSRMVARDLGEPHRVSSPLELLFDLTFVAAVSQAAGRFAHAIEGGHVGDSLAPFLMTFFAIWWAWMNFTWFASAYDTDDVPYRLMTFVQMAGVLVLAAGVPDAFDGDFTTVTIGYLVMRVGLVALWLRAAAAHPEGRATALRYAIGLSVVQVFWVARLALPDQGPLWVFFVCAALDLSVPPIAERPGMTTWHPHHIAERYGLFTIILLGESVLASTNAVQDAVEHGVGGELVTIALAGLAILFALWWIYFSEPAGEGLERRRDRSFLWGYGHYFVFAALAAIGAGLETAVASSGHHIEAGTRLVAASVAVPVAVVLVMLWVLHAPMRRMNTYPGLLVATAVLVLLTTVAAPALGIPGTLLLIAVLLALLLATTLTRPALRPRTAEPAE, encoded by the coding sequence ATGCCGCTCCGAAGCCGCATGGTCGCCCGCGACCTGGGCGAACCCCACCGCGTCTCCAGCCCCCTTGAACTGCTGTTCGACCTGACGTTCGTCGCCGCGGTCTCCCAGGCCGCCGGACGGTTCGCCCACGCCATCGAGGGCGGCCACGTGGGCGACTCCCTCGCGCCGTTCCTCATGACGTTCTTCGCGATCTGGTGGGCGTGGATGAACTTCACGTGGTTCGCCTCCGCCTACGACACCGACGACGTCCCGTACCGGCTCATGACGTTCGTGCAGATGGCGGGCGTCCTCGTCCTCGCGGCCGGGGTGCCCGACGCGTTCGACGGCGACTTCACCACCGTGACGATCGGGTACCTCGTCATGCGCGTCGGCCTCGTCGCCCTCTGGCTGCGCGCGGCCGCCGCGCATCCCGAGGGCCGCGCCACGGCCCTGCGGTACGCGATCGGCCTGTCCGTCGTCCAGGTGTTCTGGGTGGCGCGGCTCGCACTGCCGGACCAGGGCCCGCTGTGGGTGTTCTTCGTCTGCGCCGCGCTCGACCTGTCCGTCCCGCCGATCGCGGAGCGGCCCGGCATGACGACCTGGCACCCCCATCACATCGCCGAGCGGTACGGGCTGTTCACCATCATCCTGCTGGGGGAGAGCGTGCTCGCGTCCACGAACGCGGTGCAGGACGCCGTGGAGCACGGCGTCGGCGGCGAACTCGTCACGATCGCCCTCGCCGGGCTCGCCATCCTGTTCGCGCTCTGGTGGATCTACTTCTCCGAGCCCGCGGGCGAGGGCCTGGAACGGCGCCGCGACCGGTCCTTCCTGTGGGGGTACGGCCACTACTTCGTCTTCGCCGCGCTCGCCGCCATCGGCGCCGGCCTGGAGACGGCGGTGGCCTCCTCCGGTCACCACATCGAGGCGGGCACACGGCTGGTGGCCGCCTCCGTCGCCGTCCCCGTCGCCGTCGTCCTGGTCATGCTGTGGGTGCTGCACGCCCCGATGCGGCGCATGAACACGTATCCGGGGCTCCTCGTCGCCACGGCCGTCCTGGTGCTCCTCACCACCGTCGCGGCCCCCGCCCTGGGAATTCCCGGGACCCTCCTCCTGATCGCCGTGCTCCTGGCGCTGCTCCTCGCCACCACCCTCACCCGTCCGGCGCTGAGGCCCCGCACCGCCGAACCGGCCGAGTAG
- a CDS encoding helix-turn-helix domain-containing protein yields the protein MTSGERPLSEVRFLTVAEVAAVMRVSKMTVYRLVHSGELPAIRVGRSFRVPEQAVHDYLRDAYIEAG from the coding sequence ATGACCTCAGGCGAGCGACCTCTGAGCGAGGTCAGGTTCCTGACCGTCGCCGAAGTGGCGGCGGTGATGCGGGTGTCCAAGATGACCGTCTACCGTCTCGTCCACTCGGGCGAACTGCCCGCGATCCGCGTGGGCCGCTCGTTCCGGGTTCCCGAGCAGGCCGTCCACGATTACCTGCGCGACGCGTACATCGAAGCCGGATAA
- a CDS encoding LCP family protein — protein MTSPDLHGSPVPQRPDEGAPAPAGPEAPGASRTPEPDAEAAFWGGSDGGGETRRRRRWPRVLIAVGVFVALVVAGLGGLAWQRQSSYNGNIDRIKGVMPDDSPNRPGANVEGTENWLLVGSDSRADAATTGEGNQVWKPGQQRTDTIMLLHLPADRKKAYIVSFPRDSWVEIPGYGQQKINAAFSFGGPKLLIETMESVTGVRIDHYGAIDFEGFKSMTDALGGVTVNIKQGVYDPARKKRWEAGRQKLNGEEALLFVRQRYNLPNGDFDRIKRQQAFLGALAKQAADRGTLTNPLKLDRFLSALTKSISVDEGVSAGDLRSLALSMRGVRASDVMFMTLPHKGTGMRKRQSVVFLDGAKAKALFEAVRTARMKEYVQRYGAGNSLGTVS, from the coding sequence ATGACCTCCCCAGATCTTCACGGCTCTCCGGTGCCGCAGAGGCCCGACGAGGGGGCGCCCGCGCCCGCGGGGCCCGAGGCTCCGGGGGCGTCGCGGACCCCGGAGCCGGACGCCGAGGCGGCGTTCTGGGGCGGCTCGGACGGCGGCGGCGAGACGCGGCGCAGGCGGCGGTGGCCCCGCGTCCTGATCGCGGTCGGGGTGTTCGTCGCGCTGGTCGTGGCCGGTCTCGGCGGGCTGGCGTGGCAGCGGCAGTCGTCCTACAACGGCAACATCGACCGGATCAAGGGCGTGATGCCCGACGACTCCCCGAACCGGCCGGGCGCGAACGTCGAGGGGACGGAGAACTGGCTGCTCGTCGGCTCGGACTCGCGGGCCGACGCCGCGACCACCGGGGAGGGCAACCAGGTCTGGAAGCCGGGGCAGCAGCGCACCGACACGATCATGCTGCTGCACCTGCCGGCGGACCGGAAGAAGGCCTACATCGTCTCCTTCCCGCGCGACTCGTGGGTGGAGATCCCCGGCTACGGGCAGCAGAAGATCAACGCGGCGTTCTCGTTCGGCGGGCCCAAGCTGCTGATCGAGACGATGGAGAGCGTGACCGGCGTCCGCATCGACCACTACGGCGCGATCGACTTCGAGGGCTTCAAGTCGATGACGGACGCGCTCGGCGGCGTCACCGTCAACATCAAGCAGGGCGTGTACGACCCGGCGCGCAAGAAGCGCTGGGAGGCGGGACGGCAGAAGCTGAACGGCGAGGAGGCGCTGCTGTTCGTCCGGCAGCGCTACAACCTGCCGAACGGCGACTTCGACCGGATCAAGCGGCAGCAGGCGTTCCTCGGCGCGCTCGCCAAGCAGGCCGCCGACCGGGGGACGCTCACCAACCCGCTGAAGCTCGACCGGTTCCTGTCGGCGCTCACCAAGTCGATCAGCGTGGACGAGGGGGTGTCGGCGGGCGACCTGCGGTCGCTGGCGCTCAGCATGCGCGGCGTCCGCGCGTCCGACGTGATGTTCATGACGCTGCCGCACAAGGGCACCGGCATGCGCAAGAGGCAGAGCGTCGTGTTCCTGGACGGGGCGAAGGCGAAGGCCCTCTTCGAGGCGGTCAGGACCGCGCGGATGAAGGAGTACGTCCAGCGGTACGGCGCCGGGAACAGCCTCGGCACCGTGTCGTGA
- the proC gene encoding pyrroline-5-carboxylate reductase: MIAILGAGKMGEALLSGVLRAGRRPSELIATARREERGALLRERYGVGIVPNAEAAATAETLVLAVKPQDMGALLDEVGPHVPPGRLVISMAAGITTGFVEARLPEGVPVVRVMSNTPVHVDEAMSVISPGSHAGEEHLKLAEELLAPVGKVLRIPESLQDGATALSGSGPAYFYYLVEAMVDAGILLGMPRAAALEMVIQSAVGAAVMLRDSGEHPVLLREAVTSPGGTTISAIRELERHGVRAAVLEAIEAARNRGRELASG; encoded by the coding sequence ATGATCGCGATTCTGGGTGCCGGGAAGATGGGCGAGGCGCTGCTGTCCGGAGTGCTCCGGGCCGGCCGCCGCCCGTCCGAGCTGATCGCCACCGCGCGCCGGGAGGAGCGGGGCGCGCTGCTGCGGGAGCGCTACGGCGTCGGGATCGTGCCGAACGCGGAGGCCGCCGCGACCGCCGAGACGCTGGTCCTCGCGGTGAAGCCGCAGGACATGGGGGCCCTGCTGGACGAGGTCGGCCCGCACGTGCCGCCCGGCCGGCTGGTGATCTCGATGGCGGCGGGCATCACGACCGGGTTCGTCGAGGCGCGGCTGCCGGAGGGGGTGCCCGTCGTCCGCGTCATGTCGAACACGCCCGTCCACGTGGACGAGGCGATGAGCGTCATCTCGCCCGGGTCGCACGCGGGCGAGGAGCACCTGAAGCTGGCCGAGGAACTGCTGGCACCGGTCGGCAAGGTGCTGCGCATCCCCGAGTCGCTGCAGGACGGCGCCACGGCCCTGTCCGGCAGCGGGCCGGCGTACTTCTACTACCTCGTCGAGGCGATGGTGGACGCGGGCATCCTGCTCGGCATGCCGCGCGCCGCCGCGCTGGAGATGGTCATCCAGTCGGCGGTGGGCGCCGCCGTCATGCTCCGCGACTCCGGGGAGCACCCGGTGCTGCTGCGCGAGGCCGTGACGTCCCCGGGCGGGACGACGATCTCGGCGATCCGCGAGCTGGAGCGGCACGGCGTCCGGGCCGCCGTCCTGGAGGCCATCGAGGCGGCCCGCAACCGGGGACGCGAGCTCGCGAGCGGCTGA